A region of Myxococcus stipitatus DSM 14675 DNA encodes the following proteins:
- the uvrB gene encoding excinuclease ABC subunit UvrB, translated as MPEFQIVSEHQPGGDQPRAIGELTEGVLRGDRYQTLLGVTGSGKTFTMANIIANVQRPTLVIAHNKTLAAQLYGEFKTLFPNNAVEYFVSYYDYYQPEAYVPSTDTFIEKDSSINDNIERMRHSATHSLRTRDDVVIVASVSCIYGLGAARSYVDLAVRVDTGGEMGRDAFMRRLVEGQYERNDMDFHRGTFRARGDTVEVFPAYEEERAVRVSFFGDEVERITEFDPLRGVTLGTLEKIVIFPASHYVAGEDVRKRALQTIRDELTDQLQTFKRDNKLVEAQRLEQRTLFDLEMIEQVGYCNGIENYSRHFSGRGVGEPPPCLIDYFPRNILVLIDESHQTVPQIGAMYRGDRARKETLVNFGFRMPSALDNRPLKFGEFEELVPQAVFVSATPSEYELQKSQGVVVEQIIRPTGLTDPEVETRPVGNQVDDLLEEVRLRVSRNERVLVTTLTKRMAEDLTEYYADVGVRVRYLHSDIDAIERTAIIRDLRKGEFDVLVGINLLREGLDIPEVSLVAILDADKEGFLRSHVSLIQTIGRAARNLNGRVIMYADSITDSMKKALEETTRRREIQRKHNQEHGITPRSVKSNITDLSEHLYDADGGGTLPMAAEGEDDLLDAKEIKRLIAEYTRDMLSAAESMEFEKAAEYRDRVQQLKDMDMGLKPASRSLLKAPAKGKEDDAPKRGRGKGRTSRPRGRR; from the coding sequence ATGCCTGAGTTCCAGATCGTCAGCGAACACCAGCCCGGGGGCGACCAGCCGAGGGCCATTGGAGAGCTCACGGAGGGCGTGCTTCGGGGCGACCGCTACCAGACCCTCCTGGGCGTTACGGGGTCGGGCAAGACCTTCACCATGGCGAACATCATCGCCAACGTGCAGCGGCCCACGCTGGTCATCGCCCACAACAAGACGCTGGCCGCGCAGCTGTACGGCGAGTTCAAGACGCTCTTCCCGAACAACGCCGTCGAGTACTTCGTCTCGTACTACGACTACTACCAGCCCGAGGCCTACGTTCCGTCGACGGACACCTTCATCGAGAAGGACTCGTCCATCAACGACAACATCGAGCGGATGCGCCACTCCGCCACGCACTCGCTGCGCACGCGCGACGACGTGGTGATTGTGGCGAGCGTGTCCTGCATCTATGGCCTGGGCGCGGCGCGCAGCTACGTGGACCTCGCGGTGCGCGTGGACACCGGGGGCGAGATGGGGCGCGATGCCTTCATGCGCCGCCTGGTGGAAGGCCAGTACGAGCGCAACGACATGGACTTCCACCGAGGCACCTTCCGCGCGCGCGGAGACACGGTGGAGGTGTTCCCGGCCTACGAGGAGGAGCGCGCCGTACGCGTCAGCTTCTTCGGCGACGAGGTGGAGCGCATCACCGAGTTCGACCCGCTGCGCGGCGTGACGCTGGGCACGCTGGAGAAGATCGTCATCTTCCCCGCCAGCCACTACGTCGCGGGCGAGGACGTGCGCAAGCGCGCGTTGCAGACCATCCGCGACGAGCTGACCGACCAGCTCCAGACCTTCAAGCGCGACAACAAGCTGGTGGAGGCGCAGCGGTTGGAGCAGCGCACGTTGTTCGACTTGGAGATGATCGAGCAGGTCGGCTACTGCAACGGCATCGAGAACTACTCGCGGCACTTCTCGGGACGCGGCGTCGGCGAGCCGCCCCCGTGCCTCATCGACTACTTCCCGCGCAACATCCTGGTCCTCATCGACGAGAGCCATCAGACGGTTCCGCAGATTGGCGCGATGTACCGAGGCGACCGCGCGCGCAAGGAGACGCTGGTCAACTTTGGCTTCCGCATGCCCAGCGCCCTGGACAACCGCCCCCTGAAGTTCGGCGAGTTCGAGGAGCTGGTTCCGCAGGCCGTCTTCGTCTCCGCCACGCCGTCCGAGTACGAGCTGCAGAAGTCCCAGGGCGTGGTGGTGGAGCAGATCATCCGCCCCACGGGTCTGACGGACCCGGAGGTGGAGACGCGTCCGGTGGGCAATCAGGTGGACGACCTGCTCGAGGAGGTCCGCCTGCGCGTCAGCCGCAACGAGCGCGTCCTCGTGACGACGCTCACCAAGCGCATGGCGGAGGACCTCACCGAGTACTACGCCGACGTGGGCGTGCGCGTGCGCTACCTGCACTCGGACATCGACGCCATTGAACGCACCGCCATCATCCGCGACCTGCGCAAGGGCGAGTTCGACGTGCTCGTGGGCATCAACCTCCTGCGCGAGGGCCTGGACATCCCCGAGGTGTCGCTGGTGGCCATCCTCGACGCGGACAAGGAAGGCTTCCTGCGCAGCCACGTGTCGCTCATCCAGACCATCGGCCGCGCCGCGCGCAACCTGAATGGCCGCGTCATCATGTACGCGGACTCCATCACCGACTCGATGAAGAAGGCGCTGGAGGAGACGACGCGTCGGCGTGAAATCCAGCGCAAGCACAACCAGGAGCACGGCATCACCCCGCGCTCGGTCAAGAGCAACATCACGGACCTCTCCGAGCACCTCTACGACGCGGACGGCGGTGGCACGCTGCCCATGGCGGCCGAGGGCGAGGACGACCTCCTGGACGCCAAGGAGATCAAACGGCTCATCGCGGAGTACACGCGGGACATGCTCAGCGCCGCGGAGTCGATGGAGTTCGAGAAGGCCGCCGAGTACCGGGACCGGGTCCAGCAGCTCAAGGACATGGACATGGGGCTGAAGCCCGCCTCGCGTTCGCTGCTCAAGGCCCCCGCCAAGGGCAAGGAGGACGACGCGCCCAAGCGAGGGCGAGGCAAGGGCCGGACGTCTCGCCCCCGGGGACGTCGCTAG
- the uvrC gene encoding excinuclease ABC subunit UvrC — MDVKLQEKLDALPTEPGVYLMKDRRGQIIYVGKAINLRSRVRSYFTRTGDTRVFVSLLDELLGDLETVLVHNEKEALLLENELIKKHRPRFNVLLKDDKQFISLRLDRTHAYPRLEVVRKYERDGARYFGPYSSAGAIRETLRIINRYFRLRTCTDHVLANRKRPCLLFQIGRCPAPCVYPVPEDDYHRSVDEVVMFLEGKASELVEGLRLRMKRASQDLKFEEAARVRDQLQAIERSLERQKVATTDFKDQDVFALHREGDRILFYVLWVRQGRLNGGQAFPFGSQEFPNEELLASFVNLYYDQGSFVPEDVLLPLEPEDGTEGLEALLSERKGDRVRVLVPKRGEKHELVKMAEKNAEQAFLERRRTKDETDQVLSRLQQRLGLRNFPRRMECFDISHFQGSAIVASQVAVTDGDADKSRYRKYKIKTLEKQDDFASMYEVVTRRLKRGLEDGDLPDLLVIDGGKGQLASAHAAMKDLGVETVDVVGLAKSRDLEVFDRDAESARSPERVFVVGRKDPIVLAQNSAEMFMLTRMRDEAHRFAITFQKQVLRKSRVRSALEDIPGVGEVRRKTLLRHFGSLKRVNDASIEELAEVVGPAMAERVHAGLHGHLDEEDEDPIREASLDDAQEPANEKSRGGSPPGAA, encoded by the coding sequence ATGGACGTGAAGCTCCAGGAGAAGCTCGACGCCCTTCCCACCGAGCCCGGCGTGTACCTGATGAAGGACCGCCGGGGGCAGATCATCTACGTGGGCAAGGCCATCAACCTGCGCAGCCGCGTGCGCTCCTACTTCACGCGCACCGGCGACACGCGGGTCTTCGTGTCGCTCCTGGACGAACTCCTGGGCGACCTGGAGACGGTGCTCGTCCACAACGAGAAGGAGGCGCTGCTTCTCGAGAACGAGCTCATCAAGAAGCACCGCCCGCGCTTCAACGTCCTGCTCAAGGACGACAAGCAGTTCATCTCCCTGCGCCTGGACCGTACCCACGCCTATCCGCGGCTGGAAGTCGTGCGCAAGTACGAGCGGGATGGGGCGCGCTACTTCGGCCCGTACTCGAGCGCGGGCGCCATCCGCGAGACGCTGCGCATCATCAACCGCTACTTCCGCTTGCGCACGTGCACGGACCACGTCCTGGCCAACCGCAAGCGCCCCTGTCTGCTGTTCCAGATCGGCCGCTGTCCGGCGCCGTGTGTCTACCCGGTCCCCGAGGACGACTACCACCGCAGCGTGGATGAAGTGGTGATGTTCCTGGAGGGCAAGGCGAGCGAGTTGGTGGAGGGCCTGCGCCTGCGCATGAAGCGGGCGTCCCAGGACCTCAAGTTCGAGGAGGCCGCGCGGGTGCGCGACCAGTTGCAGGCCATTGAACGAAGCCTGGAACGGCAGAAGGTGGCCACCACGGACTTCAAGGACCAGGACGTCTTCGCGCTGCACCGCGAGGGCGACCGCATCCTGTTCTACGTGTTGTGGGTGCGGCAGGGCCGCCTCAACGGCGGACAGGCGTTCCCCTTCGGCAGCCAGGAGTTCCCCAACGAGGAGCTGCTCGCCTCCTTCGTGAACCTCTACTACGACCAGGGCAGCTTCGTGCCGGAGGACGTGCTGCTGCCCCTGGAGCCGGAGGACGGCACGGAGGGCCTGGAGGCCCTGCTCTCCGAGCGCAAGGGCGACCGCGTGCGCGTGCTCGTGCCCAAGCGGGGGGAGAAGCACGAGCTGGTGAAGATGGCGGAGAAGAACGCCGAGCAGGCCTTCCTGGAGCGCCGCCGCACGAAGGACGAAACGGACCAGGTGCTCTCGCGCCTCCAGCAGCGGCTGGGCCTGCGCAACTTCCCGCGTCGCATGGAGTGCTTCGACATCTCCCACTTCCAGGGCTCGGCCATCGTCGCCTCCCAGGTGGCCGTCACGGATGGCGACGCGGACAAGTCCCGTTACCGGAAGTACAAGATCAAGACGCTGGAGAAGCAGGACGACTTCGCCAGCATGTACGAAGTCGTGACGCGCCGCCTCAAGCGAGGGTTGGAGGACGGCGACCTGCCGGACCTGCTCGTCATCGACGGTGGCAAGGGCCAGCTCGCCAGCGCCCACGCGGCCATGAAGGACCTGGGCGTGGAGACGGTGGACGTGGTGGGCCTGGCCAAGAGCCGGGACCTGGAAGTGTTTGATCGCGACGCGGAGAGCGCTCGCAGTCCGGAGCGTGTGTTCGTCGTGGGGCGAAAGGACCCCATCGTCCTGGCGCAGAACTCAGCGGAGATGTTCATGCTGACGCGCATGAGGGACGAGGCCCACCGCTTCGCCATCACTTTTCAGAAGCAGGTGCTGCGCAAGAGTCGGGTACGCTCGGCGCTGGAGGACATTCCGGGGGTGGGGGAGGTGCGGCGCAAGACGCTCTTGCGGCACTTCGGTTCGCTCAAGCGCGTGAACGACGCCAGCATCGAGGAGCTCGCGGAAGTCGTGGGCCCTGCGATGGCGGAGCGCGTCCATGCGGGGCTTCATGGACACCTCGATGAGGAGGACGAAGACCCCATCCGAGAAGCCTCCCTGGATGATGCGCAAGAACCGGCGAACGAAAAATCGCGGGGAGGGTCGCCGCCCGGAGCGGCGTGA
- a CDS encoding DUF507 family protein: MRLYPKVIPIISREAIQQLMQDGDIEVEPMRVADAEMDLSAIMREYLANEERVNQATREALERRGYDYSKFNQVKREMADVRGFKMGDEGIEYVINQMIEFLLISRNVEEVFSADTSLRQKIFAVMKRHLDVDDEIDKEARSRLKHLQEGTSAFDIEYNKTVEQIRRARGLI; the protein is encoded by the coding sequence ATGAGGCTGTATCCGAAGGTGATCCCGATCATCTCGCGAGAGGCGATTCAGCAGCTCATGCAGGATGGGGACATCGAGGTGGAGCCGATGCGCGTGGCGGACGCCGAGATGGACCTCTCCGCCATCATGCGTGAGTACCTCGCGAACGAAGAGCGTGTGAACCAGGCGACGCGCGAGGCACTGGAGCGTCGTGGGTATGACTACTCGAAGTTCAACCAGGTGAAGCGCGAGATGGCGGACGTCCGCGGCTTCAAGATGGGCGACGAGGGCATCGAGTACGTCATCAACCAGATGATTGAGTTCCTGCTCATCAGCCGGAACGTCGAAGAGGTGTTCTCCGCCGACACCTCGCTGCGGCAGAAGATTTTCGCGGTGATGAAGCGGCACCTGGATGTCGACGATGAAATCGACAAGGAGGCTCGCTCCCGCCTGAAGCACCTGCAGGAGGGCACCAGCGCCTTCGACATCGAGTACAACAAGACGGTGGAGCAGATCCGCCGGGCTCGCGGTCTCATCTAG
- a CDS encoding SDR family oxidoreductase, giving the protein MSASSPTLLVTGASGHLGRRVVELLLESHRGPLIVTTREPSKLADLAARGVVVRKADFDDAASLDAAFAGAQRLLLISTDALDVPGRRITQHQNAVDAARRSGVRHIVYTSLTRPEPDSPVTIAKDHWATEQALEKSGLGFTVLRNNFYADLLLHSLPRAVATGQLIAATGTGATAFVTREDCARAAVAALVSAFDGKRTLDVTGPAAVSHEELARLVSKLTGRPVQYLAVDAASLTAGMVSHGLPAPLAEAIASFDVAVAEGRMDKPSPAVAELTGGAPASIASFLEKHREALQAAH; this is encoded by the coding sequence ATGTCCGCCTCCTCTCCCACCCTGCTCGTCACTGGAGCTTCTGGTCACCTCGGCCGCCGCGTCGTGGAGCTGCTGCTGGAGTCCCACCGCGGCCCCCTCATCGTCACCACGCGAGAGCCCTCGAAGCTCGCGGACCTGGCGGCACGTGGTGTCGTCGTGCGCAAGGCGGACTTCGATGATGCCGCCTCTCTCGACGCCGCTTTCGCTGGCGCGCAGCGACTGCTGCTCATCAGCACGGACGCGCTCGACGTTCCTGGGCGTCGCATCACCCAGCACCAGAACGCGGTGGACGCGGCCCGCCGGTCGGGAGTCCGCCACATCGTCTACACGTCCCTCACCCGCCCCGAGCCGGACTCTCCGGTCACCATCGCCAAGGACCACTGGGCGACGGAGCAGGCGCTGGAGAAGAGCGGCCTGGGCTTCACCGTGCTGCGCAACAACTTCTACGCCGACCTGTTGCTGCACAGCCTGCCCAGGGCCGTGGCGACAGGGCAGCTCATCGCCGCCACGGGTACAGGGGCTACCGCCTTCGTCACGCGCGAGGATTGCGCTCGCGCGGCCGTCGCGGCGCTCGTCTCGGCCTTTGATGGGAAGCGCACGCTGGATGTCACGGGACCCGCGGCGGTGAGTCACGAGGAGTTGGCGCGGCTGGTCAGCAAGCTGACGGGCCGCCCCGTGCAGTACCTTGCCGTCGACGCCGCGAGCCTCACCGCGGGCATGGTGTCCCACGGCCTGCCCGCCCCCCTGGCCGAGGCCATTGCCTCCTTCGATGTGGCGGTGGCCGAAGGGCGGATGGACAAGCCTTCGCCCGCCGTCGCGGAGCTCACGGGGGGTGCGCCGGCCAGCATCGCGAGCTTCCTGGAGAAGCACCGCGAGGCCCTCCAGGCAGCGCACTGA
- a CDS encoding LysR family transcriptional regulator, translated as MDLNQLALFVTVAEGASFSTAAKKLGMPKSSVSRGIAQLESSLGVQLLHRTTRRVSLSTAGQSLYERVSPMLASLRKSVGELPELEDEPSGELRLTAVVDWGATLLADVVTRFVARYPAVKVDLHLDNRVVDLVAEGFDAALRLSLSPLKDSALRARRLGPLTLRLYASPGYLARRGTPRHPRELASHSWIAFRSEMPLRLAGPGDETSPVPRMGVIRCDDMFFMRETLRLGAGIGFLHSLLAEPEVTEGRLVPVLPKWSIAAGSVWFVSTAERHMPRKVAAFRDFLMDALKHRPLPP; from the coding sequence ATGGACCTGAACCAGCTCGCGCTCTTCGTCACCGTCGCCGAGGGAGCCAGTTTCTCCACCGCGGCGAAGAAGCTGGGCATGCCCAAGTCATCGGTGAGTCGGGGCATCGCCCAACTGGAGTCGTCGCTGGGGGTTCAGCTCCTCCATCGCACGACGCGCCGAGTGTCGCTGAGCACCGCGGGCCAGTCGCTGTACGAGCGCGTGTCGCCGATGCTCGCGTCGCTGCGCAAGTCGGTGGGCGAGCTTCCCGAGCTGGAAGATGAGCCGTCGGGAGAGCTGCGGCTGACCGCGGTGGTGGACTGGGGGGCGACGCTGCTCGCGGATGTCGTCACGCGGTTCGTGGCCCGCTACCCGGCGGTGAAGGTGGACCTGCACCTGGACAATCGTGTCGTGGACCTGGTGGCGGAGGGCTTTGATGCCGCGCTCCGGTTGTCCCTCTCGCCACTGAAGGACTCAGCGCTGCGTGCTCGCCGACTGGGTCCGCTCACGCTGCGCCTCTATGCCTCGCCCGGCTATCTCGCGCGCCGAGGGACGCCTCGTCATCCTCGCGAGCTGGCGAGCCATTCGTGGATTGCGTTCCGCTCGGAGATGCCCTTGCGGTTGGCGGGGCCCGGGGACGAGACGAGCCCCGTGCCTCGCATGGGCGTCATCCGATGCGATGACATGTTCTTCATGCGAGAGACACTTCGCTTGGGCGCGGGCATCGGCTTCCTGCACTCGCTGCTCGCGGAGCCCGAAGTCACCGAGGGGCGACTGGTCCCCGTGCTTCCGAAGTGGAGCATCGCGGCGGGGAGCGTGTGGTTCGTCTCCACCGCCGAGCGACACATGCCGCGCAAGGTGGCGGCCTTCAGGGACTTCTTGATGGATGCGTTGAAGCACAGGCCGCTGCCGCCGTGA
- a CDS encoding di-heme oxidoredictase family protein has product MRRAAMWGALLLWTAGCGEEAPGVPFAPPRAGGATTIDDRSSLAFMQPANNLLPENDRPHREGDAAFAAIFVPAPSRINPGLGPTFNNDSCNNCHLRNGRGLPVMGHNIQRTQLLVRVSLPHGTPDHPRGAVPVPGLGFQVQDRATVGVAPEASLSLSWVEHAGQYPDGASYTLRSPRVRITPTDGSALPPDMLMSLRLPPPVFGLGLLEAVPVETLRSLEDPDDRNSDGISGRMNEVWDVATRTLVPGRFGWKANSPTLVQQSAEAYFNDMGLTTPLFPEADGTFEVSADVLQDAVFYSQSLGVPARTFLDDPTVQRGEKLFSKLGCEACHRETLETGAHPVAEVSWQRIHPYTDMLLHDMGPELADGRPDGAATGTEWRTPPLWGLGLTQTVLPYSGFLHDGRARTIEEAILWHGGEALPARDGFRALSADERGAVLRFLGSL; this is encoded by the coding sequence ATGCGACGTGCCGCGATGTGGGGAGCCTTGCTGCTGTGGACCGCCGGCTGTGGAGAGGAGGCACCAGGTGTGCCCTTCGCCCCACCGCGTGCGGGCGGGGCCACCACCATCGATGACCGCTCGTCGCTGGCGTTCATGCAGCCGGCGAACAACCTCTTGCCGGAGAATGACCGCCCCCACCGGGAGGGCGACGCGGCCTTCGCGGCGATATTCGTGCCGGCCCCCTCGCGCATCAACCCGGGGCTGGGCCCCACGTTCAACAACGACTCCTGCAACAACTGCCACCTGCGCAATGGTCGCGGCCTTCCGGTGATGGGCCACAACATCCAGCGCACCCAGCTCCTCGTGCGAGTGAGCCTCCCCCATGGGACCCCTGACCATCCTCGGGGCGCGGTTCCCGTCCCGGGCCTCGGGTTCCAGGTGCAGGACCGCGCCACCGTTGGCGTTGCTCCGGAAGCAAGCCTCTCCCTCTCCTGGGTGGAGCACGCGGGACAGTACCCCGATGGGGCGTCGTACACGCTTCGCTCGCCTCGGGTGCGCATCACCCCCACGGATGGCTCCGCGCTTCCGCCCGACATGCTCATGTCGCTGCGCCTGCCGCCCCCGGTCTTCGGGCTGGGGCTGCTCGAGGCGGTGCCAGTCGAAACCCTGCGCTCGCTCGAGGACCCGGATGACCGGAACAGCGACGGCATCTCCGGGCGGATGAACGAGGTCTGGGATGTGGCGACTCGCACGCTCGTGCCCGGACGTTTCGGGTGGAAGGCGAACAGCCCCACCCTCGTTCAGCAGTCCGCCGAGGCCTACTTCAACGACATGGGCCTGACGACCCCGCTCTTCCCCGAAGCGGACGGGACGTTCGAGGTCTCCGCCGACGTGCTCCAGGACGCGGTCTTCTATTCGCAGTCGCTGGGCGTGCCGGCACGCACGTTCCTGGACGACCCCACCGTCCAACGCGGAGAGAAGCTGTTCAGCAAGCTGGGGTGTGAGGCCTGTCACAGGGAGACACTGGAGACGGGAGCTCATCCCGTCGCGGAGGTCTCGTGGCAGCGCATCCATCCGTACACGGACATGCTGTTGCACGACATGGGGCCTGAGCTCGCGGATGGACGGCCGGATGGCGCGGCCACGGGAACCGAGTGGCGCACGCCCCCGCTGTGGGGACTGGGACTGACGCAGACCGTGCTGCCCTACTCCGGATTCCTGCATGACGGCCGTGCACGCACCATCGAGGAAGCCATCCTCTGGCATGGCGGTGAGGCACTGCCGGCGCGCGATGGCTTCAGGGCCCTGTCCGCCGATGAGCGCGGCGCCGTCCTGAGGTTCCTGGGCTCGCTGTAG
- a CDS encoding imelysin family protein translates to MKRMSLPLRLAFAPALLSGALFLGGCGDDAEPCCESPDSKVNSELIITFADQVVVPTYAKLATRMTELDAACKALATAPSAEKLNAAKQAWQAARVPWEQSEGFLFGPVAGGYDPAMDSWPLNLVDLQKVLNNGDVLTPEYMGNLENSQKGFHTVEFLIFGDGGTKTVGQITPREFDYLLATATELKRVATVVHTLWIQPSDGNPPFRDTLATAGKAGNTAYPSVHAAAQEIVTGIVEILDEVANGKIAVPFDSGDPNEVESQFAYNSLSDFTNNIRSVENVYLGHLQGETKKGTSLQDVVGVGSALDVKIRGQIAASVTALAAIPEPFRESINDAASADEIQTAQTAIRTLLETFQGEVQPLLTK, encoded by the coding sequence ATGAAGCGCATGTCCCTGCCCCTCCGCCTGGCGTTCGCGCCGGCGCTGCTGTCCGGAGCCCTGTTCCTCGGTGGCTGCGGTGACGACGCGGAACCGTGCTGCGAGTCGCCGGATTCCAAGGTCAACTCGGAGCTCATCATCACGTTCGCGGACCAGGTGGTCGTTCCCACCTACGCGAAGCTCGCCACGCGGATGACGGAGCTGGACGCGGCCTGCAAGGCGCTCGCGACCGCTCCTTCCGCGGAGAAGCTGAATGCCGCGAAGCAGGCCTGGCAGGCGGCACGCGTTCCGTGGGAGCAGAGCGAAGGCTTCCTCTTCGGCCCTGTCGCCGGTGGTTATGACCCCGCGATGGACAGCTGGCCCCTGAACCTCGTCGACCTCCAGAAGGTGCTCAACAACGGCGACGTCCTCACGCCGGAGTACATGGGCAACCTCGAGAACTCGCAGAAGGGCTTCCACACGGTGGAGTTCCTCATCTTCGGCGATGGCGGCACCAAGACGGTGGGGCAGATCACGCCGCGGGAGTTCGACTACCTCCTGGCGACTGCGACGGAGCTCAAGCGTGTCGCCACGGTGGTGCACACCCTCTGGATTCAGCCCTCCGACGGCAACCCGCCGTTCCGCGACACGCTGGCGACCGCGGGCAAGGCCGGCAACACCGCGTATCCGTCCGTCCACGCCGCCGCACAGGAGATCGTGACGGGCATCGTCGAGATCCTCGACGAGGTGGCCAACGGGAAGATCGCCGTTCCGTTCGACTCGGGTGACCCGAACGAGGTGGAGAGCCAGTTCGCATACAACTCGCTGAGCGACTTCACCAACAACATCCGCAGCGTGGAGAACGTGTACCTGGGCCACCTGCAGGGTGAGACGAAGAAGGGCACGTCGCTTCAGGACGTGGTGGGCGTGGGCAGCGCGCTCGACGTCAAGATTCGCGGACAGATTGCCGCATCCGTCACCGCGCTGGCTGCTATCCCCGAGCCCTTCCGCGAGTCCATCAACGACGCCGCGTCGGCGGACGAAATCCAGACGGCCCAGACGGCCATCCGCACGCTCCTCGAGACGTTCCAGGGCGAGGTGCAGCCCCTGCTCACCAAGTAG
- a CDS encoding OprO/OprP family phosphate-selective porin → MRGAPMPARPRSVPSSLLLCSTLMLSAAVARADGSTGSGESPPAPAMASAPAASEPASPAPAAPASPTPAPADAPASSPTPSPDATPAPVPEQPAPVSLFPKRPKLEAFFTSYGELQFAYFNHGLNQNRARGSQRDSRVEFDTTRLVVELKGVLPDYGLEAEVEVEFEHGGTGTAMELEYEEFGEFEQELDKGGEILVEELFLSKKLGQNASLTVGRFYVAVGTLSEFSRPIDYLGTTRDEAETSIIPNTWDEMGLRLRYKFPWGLRLTGQLVNGLDSTGFSSRNWVVGGHQRRFEVQRATDMAVVARVDVTHFDGFTFGASAYYGDTTRNRPKADLVKNCENANNEAEVAPCGYVSAPLTILDAHLSVRKGSWSAKALVMWGHLKNAEAISQRNARLSNLLGVQRTPVSDNALAVWGEVGYDIAPVVGLGGDHQLFPFVRYDYVDSQFKPRAELFDNPRFRRSVYTVGVSYQLMNVAFAKIDFGHRRLGSAVYRPENTLRLATGFNY, encoded by the coding sequence GTGCGCGGCGCACCAATGCCCGCTCGTCCTCGCTCCGTTCCGTCGTCGCTGTTGCTCTGTTCCACCCTGATGCTCTCCGCGGCGGTTGCCCGCGCGGATGGCTCCACCGGTTCGGGGGAGTCGCCCCCGGCGCCAGCGATGGCCTCCGCGCCCGCGGCTTCGGAGCCGGCGAGTCCCGCGCCTGCCGCCCCCGCGAGCCCGACGCCCGCGCCCGCTGACGCGCCAGCCTCCAGCCCGACGCCTTCCCCGGACGCGACGCCCGCCCCGGTGCCGGAGCAGCCCGCTCCGGTGTCGTTGTTTCCGAAGCGCCCGAAGCTGGAGGCGTTCTTCACTTCGTATGGAGAGCTTCAGTTCGCGTACTTCAACCACGGGCTCAACCAGAACCGGGCTCGTGGTTCGCAGCGCGACTCACGCGTGGAGTTCGACACGACGCGGCTGGTGGTGGAACTGAAGGGCGTGCTGCCCGACTACGGCCTCGAGGCGGAAGTCGAGGTCGAGTTCGAGCACGGTGGCACGGGCACCGCGATGGAGCTCGAGTACGAGGAGTTCGGCGAGTTCGAGCAGGAGTTGGACAAGGGCGGCGAGATCCTGGTGGAGGAGCTGTTCCTCTCCAAGAAGCTGGGCCAGAACGCCTCGCTCACGGTGGGTCGCTTCTATGTCGCGGTGGGGACGCTGAGTGAGTTCTCGCGCCCCATCGACTACCTGGGCACCACGCGTGACGAGGCGGAGACGAGCATCATCCCCAACACGTGGGACGAGATGGGCCTGCGCCTGCGCTACAAGTTCCCCTGGGGCCTGCGCCTCACCGGACAGCTGGTCAACGGACTGGACTCCACGGGCTTCAGCTCGCGCAACTGGGTGGTGGGTGGGCATCAGCGCCGCTTCGAGGTGCAGCGCGCCACGGACATGGCCGTGGTGGCGCGCGTCGACGTGACCCACTTCGATGGATTCACCTTTGGCGCCTCCGCCTACTACGGCGACACCACGCGCAACCGCCCCAAGGCGGACCTGGTGAAGAACTGCGAGAACGCCAACAACGAAGCGGAGGTCGCTCCGTGCGGCTATGTGTCCGCGCCGCTGACCATCCTCGACGCGCACCTCTCGGTGCGAAAGGGATCGTGGAGCGCGAAGGCGCTGGTGATGTGGGGCCACCTGAAGAACGCGGAGGCCATCTCGCAGCGCAACGCGCGCCTGTCCAACCTGCTCGGGGTGCAGCGCACGCCCGTGTCCGACAACGCGTTGGCCGTGTGGGGCGAGGTTGGCTACGACATCGCGCCCGTCGTCGGCCTGGGTGGTGACCACCAGCTCTTCCCGTTCGTCCGCTACGACTACGTCGACTCGCAGTTCAAGCCGCGCGCGGAGCTGTTCGACAACCCGCGATTCCGCCGCTCCGTCTACACGGTGGGCGTCTCGTACCAATTGATGAACGTGGCCTTCGCGAAGATCGACTTCGGCCACCGACGCCTGGGCTCAGCCGTCTACCGCCCGGAGAACACCCTGCGGCTCGCCACGGGCTTCAACTACTGA